A single region of the Duganella sp. BuS-21 genome encodes:
- a CDS encoding LysR family transcriptional regulator, translated as MLTELSSYLDAFIAAADEGSFSAAARRLGLTPAAVSKSVNRLEVRLGVRLFQRSTRSLALTTDGERLYGQVRLPWSEIGDALTDLSQGAGKPAGTLKVSLAYTVGRQYFVPLLEEFSRRYPDVVPDLYFDNRQVDLIADGFDVGIGGGIELTAALIARELARVDIVLAASPDYLAAHPAPESPADLTRHRGLLRRSLSSGRLVPWTLKHRSGKEVVASVRPVAVLDDPEAIARAAACGMGIAMLPLPHALPLLDSGELVRVLPDWHAETRPLSIYYSSRKLVPAKVRVFVDYMVEQFRASGHAARFRQH; from the coding sequence ATGCTTACCGAACTCAGCAGCTATCTCGACGCATTCATCGCCGCCGCCGACGAAGGCAGTTTCTCGGCCGCCGCCCGTCGTCTGGGGCTGACGCCGGCCGCCGTCAGCAAAAGCGTCAACCGGCTGGAAGTGCGGTTGGGCGTGCGCCTGTTCCAGCGCAGCACCCGCAGTCTGGCGTTAACTACCGACGGCGAACGCCTGTATGGGCAGGTGCGGCTGCCGTGGAGTGAGATCGGCGATGCGCTCACGGACCTGAGCCAGGGCGCCGGCAAGCCGGCCGGCACGCTGAAGGTGTCGCTGGCCTACACTGTGGGCCGCCAGTATTTCGTGCCGCTGCTGGAGGAATTCTCGCGCCGCTATCCAGACGTGGTGCCCGATCTGTATTTCGATAACCGCCAGGTGGACCTGATCGCCGACGGCTTCGACGTCGGCATCGGCGGCGGCATCGAGCTGACCGCCGCCCTGATCGCGCGCGAACTGGCGCGGGTCGATATCGTGCTGGCGGCGTCGCCGGACTACCTGGCAGCGCATCCGGCGCCGGAATCGCCGGCGGACCTGACGCGCCATCGCGGTCTGCTGCGTCGTTCCCTGAGCAGCGGACGCCTGGTGCCGTGGACCTTGAAGCACCGCTCCGGCAAGGAAGTGGTGGCGAGCGTGCGTCCGGTGGCGGTGCTGGACGACCCGGAAGCCATCGCGCGCGCGGCCGCCTGCGGCATGGGCATCGCCATGCTGCCGCTGCCGCACGCCTTGCCGCTGCTCGACAGCGGAGAGTTGGTGCGCGTGCTGCCGGACTGGCATGCGGAGACGCGGCCGCTTTCGATATATTATTCCAGCCGCAAGCTGGTGCCGGCCAAGGTGCGGGTATTTGTTGACTATATGGTGGAGCAGTTCCGCGCCAGCGGCCACGCTGCGCGCTTCCGCCAACATTAA
- a CDS encoding rhodanese-like domain-containing protein has translation MTADQLATLFAGGVPASVCLLEAGYGLRAPFEQAHIPGAAYLDTDDIEHAPRWLKAPDHELLTVLLSHGIRHDTTVILYGRNNLAAARAAQLMLYMGVADVRLLDGGFDAWLRAGHACACGAGLAPAWTLTPAADFGRAVPAHPEYIIDTVQARALLARTDGALASIRSEAEHLGKISGYSYISQRGDIPGARWVAAGEDGDIHSMSAYQLPNGAMKPASEIEQLWQAAGITRERQVAFYCGTGWRASMAFFYAYLMGWPRISVYDGGWCAWAAGGEA, from the coding sequence ATGACGGCGGATCAGTTGGCGACCTTGTTCGCCGGCGGCGTGCCGGCCAGCGTGTGTCTGCTGGAAGCCGGCTACGGCCTGCGCGCGCCATTCGAACAGGCGCACATACCCGGCGCCGCTTATCTCGACACCGACGACATCGAGCACGCACCGCGCTGGCTCAAGGCGCCCGACCACGAACTGTTGACGGTGTTGCTGTCCCACGGCATCCGCCACGACACCACCGTCATTCTCTACGGCCGCAACAACCTGGCCGCCGCGCGCGCGGCACAGCTCATGCTGTACATGGGCGTGGCGGACGTGCGCTTGCTCGATGGCGGCTTCGACGCCTGGCTGCGCGCTGGCCACGCCTGCGCCTGCGGCGCTGGCCTTGCTCCGGCATGGACGCTGACGCCGGCCGCCGATTTCGGTCGTGCCGTGCCTGCGCATCCTGAATACATCATCGACACCGTGCAAGCCCGTGCGCTGCTGGCGCGGACCGACGGCGCGCTGGCCAGCATCCGCAGCGAAGCCGAGCATCTCGGCAAAATATCCGGCTACAGCTACATCTCGCAGCGCGGCGACATTCCCGGCGCGCGCTGGGTGGCTGCCGGCGAAGACGGCGACATCCACAGCATGAGCGCCTACCAGCTGCCAAACGGCGCCATGAAGCCGGCCTCGGAAATCGAACAGCTGTGGCAAGCCGCCGGCATCACGCGCGAGCGGCAGGTGGCGTTCTACTGCGGCACCGGTTGGCGCGCCTCCATGGCCTTTTTCTACGCCTACCTCATGGGCTGGCCGCGCATCAGCGTCTACGACGGCGGCTGGTGCGCATGGGCGGCAGGCGGCGAGGCATAG
- a CDS encoding ribonuclease I: MRLYFAAVLLAFTVLDCSASESATGSFTASKSCEAFSSFAKRTNPGEVKLAAGTAYTVREINKTDYDWVRVEVPGAQPSLRWVQRDCGTPALDDKQAGRPDEGVSGAVCSAPNQQDSYVLAITWQPGFCEHAKYNGKKPECDAMNSGTLEAKNLSLHGLWPNKKECGTQYGSCSGKPFALSKETIDKVAPWMPNFFFERTFGAYEWNKHGKCQALPPDEYFIKAVSAVKVVNDSEVGKLVLGNAGKSFKVNDFFERVAARHGEKAANAITLVCIQRKYLQEIRVSLALDFSTERDLPQMVTGARPAGTRAIGCADEVYVEAAGKD, translated from the coding sequence CAGTGAATCCGCCACCGGCAGTTTCACCGCCTCCAAAAGCTGCGAGGCGTTTTCCTCCTTCGCCAAGCGCACCAATCCGGGCGAGGTCAAGCTCGCCGCCGGCACGGCCTACACGGTGCGCGAAATCAACAAGACCGATTACGACTGGGTGCGCGTGGAAGTGCCGGGCGCACAGCCTTCGCTGCGTTGGGTGCAACGCGACTGCGGCACGCCGGCGCTCGACGACAAGCAGGCCGGCCGTCCGGACGAAGGCGTCAGCGGCGCAGTCTGCAGCGCGCCCAACCAGCAGGACAGTTACGTGCTGGCCATCACCTGGCAACCCGGCTTTTGCGAGCACGCCAAATACAACGGCAAGAAGCCGGAATGCGATGCCATGAACAGCGGTACGCTGGAAGCGAAAAACCTGAGCCTGCACGGCCTGTGGCCCAACAAGAAGGAATGTGGCACGCAATACGGCAGCTGCAGCGGCAAGCCCTTCGCGCTAAGCAAGGAAACCATCGACAAGGTGGCGCCATGGATGCCGAATTTCTTCTTCGAGCGCACTTTCGGCGCCTACGAATGGAACAAGCACGGCAAGTGCCAGGCCTTGCCGCCGGATGAGTATTTCATCAAGGCCGTCTCGGCTGTAAAGGTGGTGAACGATTCGGAAGTGGGCAAGCTCGTGCTGGGCAATGCCGGCAAAAGCTTCAAGGTGAACGATTTCTTCGAGCGCGTCGCAGCGCGCCATGGCGAGAAGGCCGCCAACGCCATCACACTGGTGTGCATTCAGCGCAAATATTTGCAGGAGATTCGCGTGTCGCTGGCGCTGGACTTCAGCACCGAGCGCGATCTGCCGCAGATGGTGACGGGAGCCCGGCCGGCCGGCACCCGCGCCATCGGCTGCGCCGACGAAGTGTACGTCGAGGCAGCCGGCAAGGATTAA
- a CDS encoding GDSL-type esterase/lipase family protein, whose amino-acid sequence MKFKAGLAALLLAGQAYAGVAINPDNAQLQYTGRIDFADRARPVLSWPGTSIEGNFSGASLAVKLDDQQGKNYFNVFIDGDLAKPVIIEAAQGSKSYVVAKGLKPGRHRFLITKRTEGEEGGTVFQGLELDDGGKLLPPPPRKQRRIEFFGDSITSGMGNEAPDDGPDHLLKEKNNFMSYAPITARALEAEAHITSQSGIGVMISWFPFTMPDFYDQLNAVGNNDSKWDFKSWTPDVVVVNLFQNDRWLIDREKRLSPMPDDAQRVQAYRTLVQKIRALYPRAYIVCALGSMDAVQEGSKWPGYVRTAVDQMRDGGDQRIDTIIFPWNGFGGHPRVKQHQANAALLTAFIRQKTGW is encoded by the coding sequence ATGAAGTTCAAAGCAGGACTTGCAGCGCTGCTGCTGGCCGGACAGGCATATGCCGGCGTGGCGATCAATCCCGATAACGCGCAGTTGCAGTACACGGGAAGGATAGACTTCGCCGACCGCGCGCGGCCGGTGCTGTCATGGCCCGGCACCAGCATTGAAGGGAATTTCAGCGGCGCCAGCCTGGCCGTCAAGCTGGACGACCAGCAAGGCAAGAACTACTTCAACGTCTTCATCGACGGCGACCTGGCCAAGCCGGTGATCATCGAAGCGGCGCAGGGTAGCAAGTCCTATGTGGTGGCCAAGGGCCTGAAGCCAGGCCGGCACCGCTTCCTGATCACCAAGCGCACCGAAGGCGAGGAGGGCGGCACCGTGTTCCAGGGCCTGGAGCTGGATGACGGCGGCAAGCTGCTGCCGCCACCGCCGCGCAAGCAGCGTCGGATCGAATTCTTCGGCGACTCCATCACCAGCGGCATGGGCAACGAGGCGCCGGACGATGGCCCGGACCATCTGCTGAAGGAAAAGAACAACTTCATGTCCTACGCCCCGATTACGGCGCGCGCCCTGGAGGCGGAAGCGCATATCACCTCGCAGAGCGGCATCGGCGTGATGATCAGCTGGTTCCCGTTCACCATGCCGGACTTCTACGACCAGCTGAACGCGGTCGGCAACAATGACAGCAAGTGGGATTTCAAATCGTGGACGCCGGACGTGGTGGTGGTTAATCTGTTCCAGAACGACCGCTGGCTGATCGACCGCGAAAAGCGCCTGTCGCCGATGCCGGACGACGCGCAGCGCGTGCAGGCCTATCGCACGCTGGTGCAGAAGATCCGCGCCCTGTACCCGCGCGCCTACATCGTTTGCGCCTTGGGCAGCATGGACGCGGTGCAGGAAGGCTCCAAGTGGCCGGGCTACGTGCGCACGGCGGTGGACCAGATGCGCGACGGCGGCGACCAGCGCATCGACACCATCATCTTCCCGTGGAACGGCTTCGGCGGCCACCCGCGCGTCAAGCAGCACCAGGCCAATGCGGCGCTGCTGACGGCCTTCATCCGTCAGAAGACAGGCTGGTAA
- a CDS encoding SDR family oxidoreductase: MNTKLNGQVAFINGGSRGIGAATARRLASEGAKVAIGYAASAIAAEALVEEIKAAGGEAIALKADATDAAALSKAIDSVAERFGRLDILVNSAGVLLLGATDSFSLEDFDKTVAVNVRAVFVASQAAAKHMKDGGRIINIGSTNAQRMPFEGGAVYAMSKSALTGLVKGMARDLGSRKITVNNVAPGPVDTDMNPADSDFATGLHGLMALKRHGKAEEIAAMVAYLAGPEAAFVTGADLVIDGGFAA; encoded by the coding sequence ATGAACACGAAACTCAACGGTCAAGTCGCTTTCATCAACGGTGGTTCGCGCGGCATCGGCGCGGCAACGGCTCGCCGCCTGGCCAGCGAAGGCGCCAAAGTCGCCATCGGCTACGCCGCCTCGGCCATCGCAGCTGAAGCGCTGGTCGAAGAAATCAAAGCCGCCGGCGGTGAAGCGATCGCCCTGAAGGCCGACGCCACCGACGCCGCAGCCCTGAGCAAAGCCATCGACAGCGTGGCGGAACGCTTTGGCCGTCTGGACATCCTGGTCAACAGCGCCGGCGTGCTGCTGCTGGGCGCAACCGACAGCTTCTCGCTGGAAGACTTCGATAAAACCGTGGCCGTCAACGTGCGCGCCGTGTTCGTGGCCTCGCAGGCCGCCGCCAAGCACATGAAGGATGGCGGCCGCATCATCAACATCGGCAGCACCAATGCGCAACGCATGCCGTTTGAAGGCGGCGCCGTCTACGCGATGAGCAAATCGGCCCTGACCGGCCTGGTGAAAGGCATGGCGCGCGATCTGGGCAGCCGCAAGATCACCGTCAACAACGTGGCGCCAGGCCCGGTCGATACCGACATGAACCCGGCCGACAGCGATTTCGCAACCGGTTTGCATGGCCTGATGGCGCTGAAACGTCATGGCAAAGCCGAAGAAATCGCAGCGATGGTGGCTTACCTGGCCGGTCCGGAAGCGGCTTTCGTGACCGGCGCCGACCTGGTGATCGACGGCGGCTTCGCAGCGTAA